A window of Thermodesulfovibrionales bacterium genomic DNA:
TTGAATACGGCGTATCCTACCTTTTCAGGGTCAGCAGATGCACCGACAACGGCCACGGACTTAGGGTTGAAGAGGGTGTCCAGCACAAAAGAAGGATACTAAATGGCCGAACAATTTGCAAGGAGGATAGACGTGACTACGGCAAGTGCGGGATTGACAAATACCATTTATTATTCTATCCTTGCGTGTGGAGGAAAAGGAAGGAGAAGGGTCCCCGTATAGGCGGCTTTCCCGTCTTTTTGTTCGGTTCGAGAAGAAGCGATAGTAGTTCCTCTTTCCCTGAGTGACGAAGTATGCGATATGAGGTCATCACGATATTCCCCGATATCTTCCATGCCTATCTCTCTGAAAGCATCATAAAAAGGGCGATCGGCAAAGGGATCGTTGAAATCAAGGTACATAACCTCAGGGATTATACAACGGACAAACACAGGACCGTCGACGACTACCCTTACGGGGGCGGCTCCGGCATGGTCATGAAACCGGAACCATTCTTCAGCGCTGTTGAAGCCATAAAGGCCGATGGGTTAGAGACGTATACGATCATGATGACTCCGCAGGGAAGGCCCTTTCACCAGGGACTTGCGGCGACACTCTCCCGGGACACGAGGAGGCTCCTCTTTCTCTGCGGCAGATATGAGGCGATCGACGAACGGGTGAGGGGGGGACTTGTTGACCTCGAACTGTCTATCGGTGATTATGTTTTGAGTGGCGGAGAACTGCCGGCATTGGTTATAATAGATGCTCTCGTGAGGTTACTGCCGGGTGCGCTTGGTGATGAGCATTCGGTCGAAGAAGAGTCCTTCTCCTGGGGCATTCTGGATTATCCCCACTTCACGAGACCCCCGGAATACCGTGGGGCGCGGGTTCCTGATGTACTCCTCTCCGGCAACCACAGGGATATCGAGCGGTGGAGGAGGAAGGAGGCCCTGAGGAGGACATTGCGGAGGAGACCGGAACTTCTCAGGAAGGTCTCCCTTGAGCAAGAGGATCACATACTACTTTCAGAAATCGAGGAGGAAGAGGGAAATGAGTCTCATTAATGCCGTTGAGGAGGCGTACAAGAAGGATGTGCCTGCCTTTCGGGTAGGCGACACGGTCAAGGTTTTTGTCAAGGTTGTTGAAGGTGACAAGGAAAGAATCCAGCCCTTCGAGGGTGTGGTCATTGCGCGGAGGGGAACCGGGGTAAGAGGAACGTTCATGGTGAGAAAGGTTTCCTTCGGTATCGGTGTTGAAAGGATATTTCCCCTTCATTCCGCTTCCCTGGATCGGATCGATCTCATACGGAGGGGCTCTGTAAGGAGGGCAAAACTCTACTATCTGAGGACGAAGAAGGGCAAGGCAGCGAAGATAAAGGAGATGGGGAGAGAACGCATCGCTGCGGAAGAGACGAAAGAAGCGTAGTGGACATCTACCGGTATGATGAATCCCTCAGGGGCGAGGGATTTCACCGTATAGCCGGTATCGATGAAGCGGGAAGAGGACCCCTTGCAGGTCCCGTAGTCGCCGCGGCTGTTGTCCTTCCCCCTCTGAAGAGGATTGAGGGCTTGCGAGACTCTAAGAAGGTTCCAGGAAAGGAACGAGAGAGACTCTTCTGGGATGTATTCTGCTGTTGCCTCGATGTCGGCGTCGGGGTTGTAGAATCTGATGTAATAGATAAAATCAATATCTTAAAGGCGACACGGCTTGCGATGGAGACAGCCGTACGAGACCTATCTTCGGACCCGGATCTTCTCCTGATAGACGCCCTGCGTCTGTCTTCCCTCAAGACCACAAAGCAGGTTTCCCTGGTGAAGGGGGAATCGAGGAGCGCCTCCATAGCAGCCGCTTCCATCATAGCGAAGGTCGTGAGAGACCGGATTATGGAGCACTATGACGGCATCTATCCCGAATACGGATTTGCGGCGCACAAGGGATATCCCACGAGGGAGCACATCGGGAAGATAGCGCAGTGCGGACCGTGTCCTATCCACAGGAAGAGCTTTGAACATGTTATGTCTCTGAATCTCCCCTATGCGTGCGGGGGCGGATAAATGGAACGAGAAAGGATAGACGAAGCCCTTGAGCTGCTCTGGCTCCTCGACGAAGAGGGCCATTCGGAGATCGACCGGTTCCGGTTGAGTTCAGATGATCCGGAATTCGAGAGCCTCCTCGACGCTCTTTCGGTCGAAGGCTTCATCACGGTCAATGACCGTCTTGTCCTTCTGTCCGATGCGGGGCGCGAGCTGGCGAGGGGACTCATCAGGCGCCACCGTCTCGCGGAAAGACTTTTTACGGACGTATTTGCGCTGAAAGATGACCAGGTAGAATCCGACGCCTGCAAGATGGAGCACATCTTGAGCGAGGAATTGACGGACAGCGTCTGCACGTTCCTGGGGCATCCGCCCACGTGTCCGCACGGAAAACCGATTCCAAAGGGGGAATGCTGTAAAAAGTATAAGGTCGAAGTTACGCCGGTTGTTATGCGGCTTTCCACCTTCGAAGTCGGCGCAAGGGGCAGGATCGTCTTTATCGTCCCTTCCGAGGCTGCGAGAATCAGCAGGCTCGGCTCGATCGGGATAGCCGCCGGCAGCGTATTCAGACTTATCCAGAGAACACCTTCCTATGTCATTCAGGTCGACGAGACGACCGTTGCCATAGACCCGGAAATAGCCAAAGAGATCTTCGTCAAGAGAATAGCATAAATGCCGCGAAAATACGGCTCGGGTCTTGAGCCGCTTCATAGACTATCATTTAATCTGTTTCCGAGAAACCCGGGCTTGTCCATCTGAAATCCTCCATCCCATTCCCTGAATCTCGGTAAGAGCCTTTTACATTTCACTCCTGTGTGCTATTATCTTGAAGATGGACGAACCTCCGACGTGTAACACGAAGGAATGCCGGGATGCGGGGAAGCGCGTCTCGTAAAATCGCGAGAGGTGCGATATGGACAAGATAGTATTGAAGGTCTTCCTCTTAGTGGCTGTCGTGTCACTTCCGCTCGTTTGTGCTGCAGAACCGATCTGTCTGGACTGCCACAAGAAGATCACCCCTCAAGTGGTACGTGATTGGCAGCTGAGCAAACACAATACGAAAGGCATTGACTGTACACAGTGCCACGGAGACAAGCATCAATCTGAAACAGATGTGGCGAAAGCGGAGATTCCGACTCCCGATACCTGCGCCAAATGTCATGATAAACAGGTGAGGCAATACAGAGGCGGAAAGCATGCCTTCGGTTGGGCCGCCATGAAACAGCTGCCGTTAATACACTGGCAGCCCCTCGCCGGGACTGAAAGCATGCAAAAAGGTTGCGGAGTCTGCCACAAGGTAGGAGTGAAGAGTGCGCAAGAGATACAGGATTTAAAGAAGAGCGGCCAGATCTTCGGCAATGCTTCGTGCGATTCATGTCATACCCGACACGCATTTTCGGTTCAGGAGGCGAAGCAGCCTCAGGCCTGCCAGACCTGTCACGTTGGTCTTGACGGACCGCAGTGGGAGATGTATTCAGTATCAAAACACGGTGTCAGGTACCTTCTCAAGCAGAACAGAACCCTGCCGGAAGACATCGCTGCTCCCACCTGTCAGACCTGCCACATGCAGGACGGCAATCATGCGGTACGAACTGCCTGGGGGTTCTTCGCATTCCGACTCCCCATGCCTGAGGATGAAGAATGGGCCGCTGATCGGACACTCATCATGCAACAGCTGGGGCTGCTGGGAGCGGACGGTAACCCGACTGAAACAATGAAGACAGTGAAGGAGATGGATGTGTTTCGATTGACTAACGAGGAGTGGCAAAAGGATCGTGATAAGATGGTCAAAACGTGCCATCAGTGCCATTCCGTCAATTTTGTGAATGCCGAGATGGCAAAGGGCGATCAGATCATAAAGACTGCAGACCACCTCATGGCGGAAGGACTGCGGATTGTTGATGCCCTCTATCGGGACGGCTTGCTCAAGAGACCGGAGGCTCCTCTCTATCCGTTCCCCGGTCTTACCGAATTCCCGGCAATTGAACAGAAACTCTTCTTTATGCTCTCCCAGCAGAGGATGAGGGCTTTTCAGGGGGCGTTTCATTCAAACCTGGATTATACGTACTGGCAGGGGTTGAGTGCGATGCAGAGGAGTCTTACGGAAATCAAAGAAATGGCGGCAGAGATTCGGGAAAAGGCTGCGGAGAGAACACTGAGAGAGGAAGAAGAGCCGGAGTGAAACCACGTTAGGGGTTGCTCCGACTCGATCCGCCGGGGAATGAACCCCGGTCTTCCCGTTGCGATAACAATGAAACACGCTTCTTCCTCAAGTTGGCGATCGTCCTTAAGCTCTTGGTTAATGGCTGCATTGCTTGCAGTCAGCCTGCAGTTGGAGCTTGTCCCCCTTGCATACTGCAACAATCCGCCACTGGTAGGTTCGATTTTGTTTTTCATCAGGGACTCCGAGACTCGCTATGGAATTCCTAATGCTACTATTGAGGTCTATGAAAATGACAAATTGATAACGACCCTTAGTGCTGATGATACAGGGC
This region includes:
- a CDS encoding multiheme c-type cytochrome, which codes for MDKIVLKVFLLVAVVSLPLVCAAEPICLDCHKKITPQVVRDWQLSKHNTKGIDCTQCHGDKHQSETDVAKAEIPTPDTCAKCHDKQVRQYRGGKHAFGWAAMKQLPLIHWQPLAGTESMQKGCGVCHKVGVKSAQEIQDLKKSGQIFGNASCDSCHTRHAFSVQEAKQPQACQTCHVGLDGPQWEMYSVSKHGVRYLLKQNRTLPEDIAAPTCQTCHMQDGNHAVRTAWGFFAFRLPMPEDEEWAADRTLIMQQLGLLGADGNPTETMKTVKEMDVFRLTNEEWQKDRDKMVKTCHQCHSVNFVNAEMAKGDQIIKTADHLMAEGLRIVDALYRDGLLKRPEAPLYPFPGLTEFPAIEQKLFFMLSQQRMRAFQGAFHSNLDYTYWQGLSAMQRSLTEIKEMAAEIREKAAERTLREEEEPE
- a CDS encoding metal-dependent transcriptional regulator, encoding MERERIDEALELLWLLDEEGHSEIDRFRLSSDDPEFESLLDALSVEGFITVNDRLVLLSDAGRELARGLIRRHRLAERLFTDVFALKDDQVESDACKMEHILSEELTDSVCTFLGHPPTCPHGKPIPKGECCKKYKVEVTPVVMRLSTFEVGARGRIVFIVPSEAARISRLGSIGIAAGSVFRLIQRTPSYVIQVDETTVAIDPEIAKEIFVKRIA
- a CDS encoding ribonuclease HII, with the translated sequence MDIYRYDESLRGEGFHRIAGIDEAGRGPLAGPVVAAAVVLPPLKRIEGLRDSKKVPGKERERLFWDVFCCCLDVGVGVVESDVIDKINILKATRLAMETAVRDLSSDPDLLLIDALRLSSLKTTKQVSLVKGESRSASIAAASIIAKVVRDRIMEHYDGIYPEYGFAAHKGYPTREHIGKIAQCGPCPIHRKSFEHVMSLNLPYACGGG
- the trmD gene encoding tRNA (guanosine(37)-N1)-methyltransferase TrmD; translation: MRYEVITIFPDIFHAYLSESIIKRAIGKGIVEIKVHNLRDYTTDKHRTVDDYPYGGGSGMVMKPEPFFSAVEAIKADGLETYTIMMTPQGRPFHQGLAATLSRDTRRLLFLCGRYEAIDERVRGGLVDLELSIGDYVLSGGELPALVIIDALVRLLPGALGDEHSVEEESFSWGILDYPHFTRPPEYRGARVPDVLLSGNHRDIERWRRKEALRRTLRRRPELLRKVSLEQEDHILLSEIEEEEGNESH
- the rplS gene encoding 50S ribosomal protein L19; this encodes MSLINAVEEAYKKDVPAFRVGDTVKVFVKVVEGDKERIQPFEGVVIARRGTGVRGTFMVRKVSFGIGVERIFPLHSASLDRIDLIRRGSVRRAKLYYLRTKKGKAAKIKEMGRERIAAEETKEA